The sequence CTGAGGTTCCAGAGGAATTACCATGGTACTTTGACAGTGGTTGTTCAAAACATATGACTGGAAAGCTTGAATACCTTGAGAAGCTGGAGCTCATTAAAGGCGGAAAAGTGACTTTTGGAGATGGTGCTCAAGCTAAAATTCGTGGTGTAGGGATAACAGACAGAGAAGATCTTCCACGACTTATCAATGTGTACTATGTGGATGGACTCAAAGCAAATCTCATCAGCGTTAGTCAGTTGTGTGATGAAGGTTTGGAAGTTATATTTAATAAGAAGGAATGTCGAGCAGTGGATGGTGATGGAAACATAGTTCTCTATGGAGTGAGGTCTGGAAATAATTGCTACATGTGGAAACCATCTCAGACTACATGTCTTTCAGCAACTGAATCCAAATTGGATCTCTGGCATCGGAAGCTGGGACACATGAACACTAATGGTCTAAATCGTCTAGTAAAAGCAGAAGTGGTTCGTGGTGTTCCTGATCTTGAGAAACACACCACTACTGTATGCAAAGGATGTTGTCAAGGAAAGCAAGTCAAGGTGCAACACAAGCAAATTACAGAGATCAGATCGAAGAAAGTTCTGGAACTTGTGCACATGGATTTGATGGGACCAATCACCCCAAACAGCATCGCAGGGAGGAGATACATATTTGTGCTGGTTGATGACTTCTCTAGGTATACCTGGATTGACtttctgaaaaataaatctGATGCTCTTGATAGCTTCCGAGTGCTCGCATTGCAACTCAAACAAGAGAAGGGTGGAATCGTTCAGATTAAGAGTGATCATGGAGGAGAGTTTCAAAATGAGCAGTTCAAATTATTCTGTCAGAGCCAAGGCATTAGACATCAGTATGCAGCTCCGAGAACCCCGCAACAAAATGGTGTTGTGGAAAGGAAGAACAGAACTCTTCAAGAAATGGCTAGAGCCATGCTGTGTGGTAACAATGTACCATCCAACTTTTGGGCAGAAGCAGTTGGTGCAGCTTGCTATATCATAAATCGAGTGTACGTGAAGCCAAACACAAAGACTACACCGTACGAGCTCTTCAAAGGAAAAACTCCAAACTTGAGCCACATGCATGTATTCGGATGCCTCTGCTATATCTTAAATGACAAGGATCATCTTGGCAAATTTGATGCAAAGAGTGATGTTGGGATGTTTCTGGGTTATTCTACAAATAGCTCTGCCTACAGGGTATACAATCATCGTACTAAGTTCATTGGGGACAAAGTGAATGTGGTGTTTGATGACAGTATCGGTTTCTACCAAACTCAAGTAACTCAGGCTATTGATTGTGCTACACAGCCGAGTAAATCCAATCCAACAACCGCTCAGATCAAAGATGAAtctgaggatgaagatgatcaAGAAAGAGTGGAAGTAAAACTGGATCAAGGGAGAGTGCATAAGAATCATTCACCAGATGATGTGATTGGAGGGATCTATGATGAGAGAGTTACGAGGAAGAAACAGATCGATTTCAAGGAGATGGTCAGACTTGCATGTCTTACCGTCAAGATGAATAAACTGGAATGCTTTGTCTCTCAAATCGAGCCTAAAACTTTACAGGAGGCATTGGATGATGAATACTGGACAGAGTCTATGCATCAGGAACTTGAACAATTTGTTCGCTTGCAAGTGTGGGAGCTTGTTCCCAGACCAGAAGGTGTGAATATCATTGGCACTAAGTGGATACACAAGAATAAGACTGATGAAGAAGGGAACGTCATCAAGAACAAGTCACGACTAGTAGGGCAAGGATACACGCAGGTTGAAGGTGTTGACTTCGATGaaacctttgcaccagtggcacgTCTAGAATCAATCAGATTGCTGATTGGAATGGCATGTAATCTACGCATCAAGCTATATCAGATGGACGTGAAGAGTGCTTTTCTGAATGGGGTTCTACAAGAAGAAGTATATGTGACACAGCCCAAGGGATTTGAAGATCCTCACTTTCCGGATCATGTATACAAGCTTAAGAAAGCCTTGTACGGACTTAAGCAAGCACCCAGAGCTTGGTATGAACGCTTGACTGACTTCCTTATTGCGACTGGTTTTCAGAGAGGAGGTGTTGATAAGACGTTGTTTATTGGAGAAAAGGGAAGAGACATCATGATTGTCCAAGTATACGTGGATGACATAATCTTTGGAAGTACCTCTATGCCTATGGTGGATGACTTTGTCAAAACTATGGCTAAGGAGTTTGAGATGAGTATGGTTGGCGAGCTGAGTTACTTTCTTGGTCTACAAATCAAGCAACTTGATGATAGAATCACTGTTTCTCAGAGCACCTATGCCAAGAACCTCATCAAGCGATTTGGGATGCAAACGAGCAAAATTGCTAACACTCCGATGAGCACTACAACCAAACTCTCGCGTGATGAAGAGGGTAAATCAGTTGATGAAAAGCTATACAGGGCAATGATTGGGAGTCTTCTGTATCTCACTGCAAGTCGTCCTGACCTATGCTTAAGTGTGGGTATCTGTGCCCGGTACCAAGCTTGTCCAAAAGAGTCTCACCTGAATGCAGTAAAGCgaattataaaatatgtgaaaggTACTCTGGATATTATACATTTGAGACTAACGTGAATCTTGCAGGAttctgtgatgctgattgggcaggttGCTTGGATGATCGACATAGCACTTCTGGTGGTTGTTTCTTTCTCGGAAATAACATGGTGGCATGGCATAGCAAGAAGCAAAACTGTGTGTCGCTCTCAACAGCCGAAGCTGAGTACATTGCGTTGGGAAGTTGCTGCACTCAGTTACTCTGGATGAGACAAATGCTTGTGGACTATGGTATCATTACTAACCCTATGGTAGTACACTGTGATAATATGAGTGCTATCAATTTGTCTAAGAATCCTATTCAGCACTCACGCACCAAACATGTGGACATCAGACATCACTTCGTGAGAGAATTGGTAGAGATGAAAATAGTGCTTCTAGAGCATGTATCAACAGAAAAGCAACTTGCTGATTTGTTCACCAAACCGTTGGACTACAACACATTCCTGGGGCTCCGTAAAGCTTTAGGGATTGTGAATCTCTGAATAAGCCAAGTCAGAAGAGAAGGGTCGCTGTAAATTCGTAGTATCGCATGTAATCTCCACCACCACGATAAAACCTTAAGTCAACAAGTTCCTCCCTGTGAAGCATCCTGCTTGATCTCAAAGCATCTACTGATtctatttcactaaggaagggTACTCAGCTTGGACTAGGATGCTGCAACATTTTATGTCTGAGTCTTGATCACTGCCTGGATTGAATAATGAAGCACAAGAGAGGTGAGTGTAAGAAGGAGTGAAGTGTGTGTGACACAAGGAATATGAAAAGTAACACAAGTCGTGAGAAGTCAAAATAATAAGGCCTGGAATGATAGATACTCGTTTTTGGAACTGGGTGTTACAGCACTTACTTCTAAGCTCGATCACTGTCTGGACTGGGCAGAGCATACCACTGATTCTGTTTTTGAGATAGCTCAGAGTGGAGCAGGGTGTTACCCCACTTTGCCTCTACTCTTGATCACTATCTTTTTGATCGAATTAGTGATTATGCTCTTGGTGATACAGAAAATTACAACTCATATGTTCTCTGTCGTGTTGTAGTGACAGACACAATAGGCCTACTTTGTGCTTCTATGCCTTACAGATCAGTGTGATATTGAGATCATTGCGTGGTTGTGTTACTGGGAAGAATCTTGTCTGTGACAGCTACTCGGCTGAGAAATAGCTACAGACTTGAGTTGATTTACTGAATTCTTCAAAAATTTTGGTGGACGATTGTGTGTGAAAAACGATTTCTCCTCCCCTTCTCTGGACAAAAGGCATATCAGTTATGCCTGTAAATAAGTGTGATTGCATATTCTTGGTGCTTCTCTGTTGATGCTAAGCTTCTCGTGTGTCCAAGCTTCATCTGTTCCATCTCTCTCTCATGCTTATAAGTGATGCCTCATCCTTTTTGGTTATATTTCTTTTAGACAAATGGAGTCCTTAATGGGTTTTAGACAATGACATTGGGTTCTTTATTTTGGGCTCTCAAGCCTTTTTGTTGATTACTAATCAGCCCATTTGAGTGTGATAGGGTTTCAAAGAAGGTGCTCACATCTCTCTCTTTGTCAAATTCGACTcctttattctctctctctcttggcgGCGACATGCAACCGGTTAGGAGAAGCTCGCGCCTGAATCGCTCTCCGATGGCACCTGGGAGCTCGTCTCAGCCCCCACCGGCGTCTTCTCAGCCCTCTCCTGCTTCGTCTTCGCGGAGGCGAGCACATCGCCGTTCGACTCGAGCAGCCTCTCCCGAGCCTCTCTCGCCTGAAATTGAATCCCTCTCGGATACGGATTCCGACAACGATAATACTCCTCTTGATGCAACTGAGATCCGTGTCAATCAGGCCAAGGAGCAACGCTTTGAGGAAAGTCGGAGCATGTACCGGACCAAATCGCAACTCTATCCTGAGCTCATGGCACCGCGCACGACTCCTTTGGATCAGCGATTCTTTACCGTTGCGGCTGCCGAGAGGTTCCAGTCGCTTCGTCGTCGTAAGTTCATCACTCAGCATCGGATCTCTCTCACCGATGTGAACATGCAAGATGTCAGGAACGTTGTGCGTGGAGCAGGGCTACTTCACACACTCACTGATGTAGATGCGTACCAACCCACTATGGTTAAGGAGTTCATTGCAAACCTCCAAGATGCTGAGGAGCGAGATGTTGGAGTTGCTGTGTATTGCAGAGGATACATGATTGACTTCTCTTCAAGTTTAATCAATGATATCTACTGTGTGCCTGGTTTTGAGGATGACCCGAATTGGTTGGGTGAAAACATTGATGAGGTGTGTGGGTTTCTCACTGAAGGTCGCATCAATCGATGGGAAAACATGAGCTCCAAGTTCCTTACTCGCACGAATCAAGTGCTCTACAAGTTGGTCTGCACGAACTGGATGCCTACTATGAACTACACTAACATGAACCAAGATCGTCTGAAGTTTGTGTACATGCTTCATCACAACGAAGACGGGTTTCAACTTCGGGAAGCTTGTCTATGATCAGATCATGGATATGGGAGCTAGAACTAAGTCAAAGCGAGCTTGGCGCATCATGTTTCCAACGTTGATTCAGCAGGTCCTTAACTATCAGCAGCGTTTTCCTGTTGATGAGTCTACTGGGTTTCCGAAGCTTGTGGTCAAAGACATTAAGGCTGGTCGTGGGAATGGTGCAGATGCTCGACCTCCGAATCTTGAAGAAGATCTGAGTCGTATGATTACCGGTCTCAATGCGGTTCGCATTCGGCTGAGGAGTAAGAATATCAGTGCTCTTTGATTTATCTGGTTGTTTTGGCTAATGtgcgtttttgtttttatcccCATGTGCATCTAAGCAGGGGGAGAATATGTTCTGCCATATCAACAGACTGAGCCAGCTGAAGACGAGCCAGCTGAAGACGGAGGCAATGACACTGAGGAACTGAGTCACTGTGATGGTGATGAAACggaggagctgagtgacactttCTAATGTGTTGATTCTGATTTCTAGAATTCGGATTATCGTGTAGTGTTAAAGTAGTGTGATCTTGTGGCTCTTGTGTGCTACTCTTAAGAATAAGTTCTCCTAAGCAATGTGTGTTATTTCTAGGAACTCTTTGATAATCGGATGAATCTATGGATGTTTATGCTGTCATGTCCTGTTGCTTGTGTGgaagttttcatatttatgcAGGATGCTTAGATTGTCACATTGAGAtaaaaagggggagaatgtAAGATCAAGAAAAGAGCCGTGTGTTAGAAGAATCAGAGTGACGACGTTTTACACAAAGGAGCTTGTGTGTTACACGCAGATGTCGCAGAGTTATGGAAAGATGACGTGGCGATACTCATTAGATTCCAGGATATAACTTGCACATCAAGTTGAGAGAATAATGGAAGATTTGGATTCACCGAGATATTAGGAAAATAGAATATTCGGTAAGGACTACTTAACTAGATTGTCTAGGGCAGATCTAGGTTAAGCACGTTATTGTAAAAGCTTGAGCAAGAGGTTGTTCTTGTCAAGAGTTAGACGATCGAGTGCCTTGTGTTGAGCAGCTCGATTGTGTCATCAATATTAGAAATTGGTCCGTCTCTAGTCGTCTGTGACTGAGAGTAATTCGGATTAAACAGATCTAGGAAGATTGTTTAAAAGGTTTCTAATAATCAAGGAAAGTGTTCTTGAATTGAGTTTTGTGTTCCTTTACTGGCTGTCTCCGAACTTTCATGCTTCAATACTTGTTGCATGGATATAATCTCAATGGTTCAAGAACCAAAGTATGGTCAAAAATTTTAACAGAATTGAAGAAGTTAGCTATTCTAAAGGCAAGGCTTCAATACTTCAAGATTGTCTTCCATCCTCGAGCACAAAACCAGACTGTTTATTCATTATCTAAGCTTGCACTCGGTTttttataggattttttttattggttattttatttttctctaacTTCTCATACTACCTCTTATTTGAGTAACATAAGAGCATTTTGATGTCagcaaatttaaaataatatttattcgTGTCCAAATCAGATAAAGATCCTCACAAGGTTTTTGTGATCGGGAATTGAAGGGGGCATATGGGAAATCAACAGAAAATAATCATAACAAGTAACAACATGAGAGCATCTCTGACTCCAATGGAGATTCTACCCATTAGAATTctaaacatgtatataaaaaacCCAATACGGCAAATCCGATTTCAAAtcccaccggccacacggatatgggctATTGTTTTCATCTCATTTGAATGTGCAGGAGAAGGTTTATCTGTAGGATGTACCTCCACCCGAATGTTAGATCTGTGTCTTTAATAGATCCGGATTTAACCTTTtgatttacaaagaaaaaaaatatgttgtatgTGTGTGAAATTGTGGTACCCATAATTTTACGGAAAATCAAATCGAaaattttttcaaaacataCATTTTTAATTCTGGGATCCATTATTCATTTCCGTTTTATTAATAACGGATTAGATGGTCTATGGAATCATATATAGGTGAGTTTGAGTTTGGATGGCATTATTTTAAGAAGGCATCACTCATAAAGGGTAATTGTctaaaattaagtttttctttttgcatgCAGATTTAAATAACTTCTAGGGATAATGCATTTTCTGACTGAAACCATAAGTGGTGGCTTTTGCAATGGAAAGTTTCGAAGTGGTAAGATAATGTTTTCACCCGAAAAGTAATCTTCGTTCTCAATAAATTTGGAggaatttaatgaaaatttaagAGAAGTATTTTGTCTCTAAGACATTTGATTGGTAGAtcattagcattagcattattatccacattatccaatcaacattggttagaaaaacatttagaaaagcatttactaaATGCTAATGCTTCTGgcaaatgctctcatatgaagtttttggaaaaacatttacatttataatttataaatttaagaaataaatataattagttcatttatttgattaataatattataaaatcatttttatatccagataatgaaattttgatttataaaataaatttacaatataaatatttttttaaatagtatttcacatttaaaatataatttaattatataaattatattatattttaaaatgcaaaaatattatttttaaaaatagatattttcattgtaaatttattttaaaagtaaaattttaattgtaaattttattttatttacaattaaaatagatattttaattgtaaattttattttattttaaaataaaaattttcgatataaacataattttgaaattagtaaataaagtaaattaattatatctcttttatataatgataatttatttattttgtttaataatattcaaattatttatatccaaaaataaatttatattttattttattaatttatttaataatattcaaaattattttatatccaaatataaatttttattttttatatttttttttaaataataatatttcacatttaaaatttaatttaatttatgttattaattgatatttactatttttaataacaaatatattattagtatatatattataatttaatatacataatttaaaaataaatatattatatactaacttttataaaaaaaaacgtaTCTTGCTACTGCTTtaccaatcatcttattaaaaaattttaataagagCATAAAGCTTCTGCAACATACTGCTTCTACagcatactgctactgcttcttcGTCAGTCGTACCAATCGAACCCTAACTCGTTCATTCCACTCGcagaatgtatatatatatatatatatatatatatatatatatatatatatatatatatcactaggtgattttcccgtgctcatgcacggatataaatatctataaaataatatatactataataattgactgctattttaaattttaattaatttataatttatgcaTAATTGTATTAATAAtgttatattactttaattagaaatatgattttaaatatgttacatCTAGTTGGTTTTGTTATTCttacagtcgatttagttatcatttggatatattatattgcatatatttctACGAATTAAAGTATAGtatcttttatt is a genomic window of Raphanus sativus cultivar WK10039 unplaced genomic scaffold, ASM80110v3 Scaffold0905, whole genome shotgun sequence containing:
- the LOC130503286 gene encoding uncharacterized protein LOC130503286; translated protein: MAPGSSSQPPPASSQPSPASSSRRRAHRRSTRAASPEPLSPEIESLSDTDSDNDNTPLDATEIRVNQAKEQRFEESRSMYRTKSQLYPELMAPRTTPLDQRFFTVAAAERFQSLRRRKFITQHRISLTDVNMQDVRNVVRGAGLLHTLTDVDAYQPTMVKEFIANLQDAEERDVGVAVYCRGYMIDFSSSLINDIYCVPGFEDDPNWLGENIDEVCGFLTEGRINRWENMSSKFLTRTNQVLYKLVCTNWMPTMNYTNMNQDRLKFVYMLHHNEDGFQLREACL